Proteins encoded within one genomic window of Brachybacterium sp. P6-10-X1:
- a CDS encoding ABC transporter permease, with product MLKFVSMRVLTYVILAFLATSFAYLLAASLMHPEEVLYPPIATEPVPEQTAQQYLDVRNVNPDTPLFERYANWLGGLVRGDLGVTTGTNKSMVPVTEELSNRIPISLRLVVIGTVIGTVLGVVLGMIAAVRRDSLGDRFSTLLAFFILSLPTPVIILIVQQANQGVMDATGWGLPAINPINPLLEPGSWESIRYQIRALVMPTIVLAVTAAASYSRYMKVTTLDVLGSDYLRTARAKGLTRGKAMTRHGLRMALIPMGQYFAFAVGAAFSGSLFVELMFNWQGIGRFAISAIGMADVNGTAGVVLYTAVLTLLSATFADFLQGALDPRIR from the coding sequence GTGCTTAAGTTCGTCTCCATGCGGGTGCTCACCTACGTCATCCTGGCGTTCCTCGCGACGAGTTTCGCCTATCTATTGGCGGCGTCCTTGATGCACCCCGAGGAAGTGCTCTATCCCCCGATCGCGACGGAGCCCGTCCCCGAACAGACTGCGCAGCAGTACCTTGACGTCCGCAACGTCAACCCGGATACGCCCCTCTTCGAGCGGTACGCGAACTGGCTCGGCGGGCTGGTCCGAGGCGACCTCGGCGTCACCACCGGTACCAACAAGTCGATGGTCCCGGTCACCGAGGAGCTCAGCAACCGGATCCCGATCAGCCTCCGCCTGGTGGTGATCGGCACCGTGATCGGCACCGTCCTCGGCGTCGTGCTGGGCATGATCGCCGCGGTCCGCCGCGACTCGCTCGGTGACCGCTTCTCGACGCTGCTGGCCTTCTTCATCCTCTCGCTGCCGACGCCGGTGATCATCCTGATCGTCCAGCAGGCGAACCAGGGGGTCATGGATGCGACCGGTTGGGGGCTGCCGGCGATCAACCCGATCAATCCGCTGCTCGAACCCGGTTCGTGGGAGTCGATCAGATATCAGATCAGAGCCCTGGTGATGCCGACGATCGTTCTCGCGGTCACCGCCGCGGCGTCGTACTCCCGGTACATGAAGGTCACGACCCTCGACGTGCTCGGCAGCGACTATCTGCGCACCGCACGAGCGAAGGGACTCACGCGCGGGAAAGCCATGACCCGGCACGGTCTGCGCATGGCGCTGATCCCCATGGGGCAGTACTTCGCCTTCGCCGTCGGGGCCGCGTTCTCCGGCTCGCTCTTCGTCGAGCTGATGTTCAACTGGCAGGGGATCGGACGCTTCGCGATCTCGGCGATCGGTATGGCCGACGTCAACGGCACCGCCGGCGTGGTGCTGTACACGGCGGTACTCACCCTGCTCTCCGCCACCTTCGCAGACTTCTTGCAGGGTGCTCTCGACCCGAGGATTCGGTGA
- a CDS encoding ABC transporter permease — protein sequence MTNPSDMRSTEDVSELHASTDPEANPVLGAAVDGPSGPSSEEGPTAAMGRGELLRRRYLRNPSAWIGMSVFAVLVLLAIFGPMFYQYGPFERDLRNALTGPSGYHWFGVNENGLDIFARTLQGLRISLVIGLGTAALTSLLALIVGITAGFIGGKGKLGALGDGALVNLINLFLVVPSLLLLMLFSPALQRASWLWMIPLLAGFAWMLTARVLRAMTQQLVRTEYVEAARFMGVNPIITMVRHIIPNVASWIIIDTTLGVSAAILGETGLSFIGFGIQYPQVSLGTVLQGYNISAPYTWMPPAAILAALVISINLMGEALRDALDPTSGSSRL from the coding sequence ATGACGAACCCTTCTGACATGCGGTCGACCGAGGATGTGTCGGAGCTGCACGCGAGCACCGACCCCGAGGCCAACCCGGTGCTCGGTGCCGCGGTCGACGGACCGAGCGGACCATCCTCGGAAGAAGGACCCACTGCGGCGATGGGGCGCGGCGAGCTGCTGCGACGTCGTTACCTGCGCAATCCCAGCGCATGGATCGGCATGAGCGTCTTTGCGGTCCTCGTGCTGCTGGCGATCTTCGGGCCGATGTTCTACCAGTACGGGCCGTTCGAAAGGGATCTGCGCAACGCGCTCACCGGCCCCAGCGGGTACCACTGGTTCGGGGTGAACGAGAACGGGCTGGACATCTTCGCGCGCACACTCCAGGGCTTGCGCATCTCGCTCGTGATCGGCCTGGGAACCGCGGCGCTGACCTCGTTGCTGGCACTCATCGTGGGCATCACGGCCGGGTTCATCGGGGGCAAGGGCAAGCTGGGAGCTCTCGGCGACGGCGCGCTCGTGAACCTGATCAATCTGTTCCTGGTCGTCCCTTCTCTGCTGTTGCTGATGCTGTTCAGCCCAGCCCTGCAGCGGGCGTCCTGGCTCTGGATGATCCCGCTGCTGGCCGGCTTCGCCTGGATGCTCACGGCCCGAGTCCTGCGCGCGATGACCCAGCAGCTGGTGCGCACCGAGTACGTCGAGGCCGCGCGCTTCATGGGCGTCAATCCGATCATCACGATGGTCCGCCACATCATTCCCAATGTCGCCAGCTGGATCATCATCGATACCACCCTCGGCGTCAGCGCCGCCATCCTGGGGGAGACCGGGCTGTCGTTCATCGGCTTCGGGATCCAGTATCCGCAGGTATCGCTCGGGACAGTGCTGCAGGGCTACAACATCTCCGCGCCCTACACCTGGATGCCGCCGGCCGCGATCCTCGCCGCTCTCGTCATCTCCATCAACCTCATGGGCGAGGCCCTTCGCGATGCCCTCGACCCGACCAGCGGCTCCAGCCGTCTCTGA
- a CDS encoding dipeptide ABC transporter ATP-binding protein → MQNLSYEVHKGEALAIVGESGSGKSVSSLAVMGLLPRNASISGEIELMGRDLFALNDKQLAQLRGNTISMIFQDPLSALTPVFQVGQQIAEVVRIHHPEVSASKAEHRAIELLESVGIPEPARRAKQYPHEYSGGMRQRAMVAMAIANEPEMIIADEPTTALDVTIQAQVMDLLKSAQEMLGAATVLITHDMGVVAGFADRVLVMKDSRMVETGDVDGIFYRPQEQYTRDLLSAVPRVDLADSEESRSIAGTALSATAGEAASDEHRRPREELATVLEVEDLHRIYPITKGAIVRRKIGEQRAVDGISFDIREGECLALVGESGCGKTTTLMEIMQLRTPQQGTIRIDGIETGSLTRAKRHALRSDVTIVFQDPMAALDPRMPIGDILKEPMRVQGYSAEWMDERVDWLLRTVGLLSEHAARFPAEFSGGQRQRVGVARALACDPKLIVLDEPTSALDVTVQAGVLELLADLRRRLGVSFLFVSHDLSVVRNISDRIAVMRGGKIVELGDTEDVFSNPQHEYSRELLSSVPIPDPEIARRRRKNVIDRRAFESTDQGRVDDGPVA, encoded by the coding sequence GTGCAGAATCTGAGCTACGAGGTGCACAAGGGCGAGGCACTCGCCATCGTCGGCGAGTCCGGCTCGGGGAAGTCCGTCAGCTCTCTCGCAGTGATGGGTCTGCTCCCGCGCAACGCCTCGATCTCCGGCGAGATCGAGCTGATGGGCAGGGATCTGTTCGCGCTGAACGACAAACAGCTCGCACAGCTGCGGGGCAACACGATCTCGATGATCTTCCAGGACCCCCTGTCGGCGCTGACGCCCGTCTTCCAGGTCGGCCAGCAGATCGCCGAGGTCGTGCGCATCCATCATCCCGAGGTGTCGGCCTCGAAAGCGGAGCACCGGGCGATCGAACTGTTGGAGTCGGTGGGAATCCCGGAACCTGCTCGGCGCGCGAAGCAGTATCCGCATGAGTACTCCGGCGGGATGCGGCAACGAGCGATGGTCGCGATGGCGATCGCCAACGAGCCCGAGATGATCATCGCGGACGAGCCCACCACGGCCCTGGACGTGACGATCCAAGCGCAGGTGATGGACCTGCTGAAATCGGCGCAGGAGATGCTCGGCGCCGCGACCGTCCTGATCACCCACGACATGGGCGTCGTGGCCGGCTTCGCCGATCGGGTCCTGGTGATGAAGGATTCGCGGATGGTCGAGACGGGAGATGTCGACGGCATCTTCTACCGGCCCCAGGAGCAGTACACCCGGGACCTGCTCTCCGCCGTTCCCCGCGTCGACCTCGCCGACTCCGAGGAGAGCCGGAGCATCGCGGGCACCGCGCTGAGCGCTACCGCCGGCGAGGCGGCTTCCGACGAGCACCGGAGGCCCCGCGAGGAGCTGGCGACGGTGCTCGAGGTGGAGGACCTGCACCGGATCTATCCGATCACCAAGGGCGCGATCGTCCGCCGCAAGATCGGTGAGCAGCGAGCGGTCGACGGCATTTCCTTCGACATCCGCGAGGGCGAGTGTCTCGCGCTGGTCGGCGAGTCGGGCTGCGGCAAGACGACCACGCTGATGGAGATCATGCAGCTGCGGACGCCGCAACAGGGCACCATCCGCATCGACGGCATCGAGACCGGATCCCTTACCCGCGCGAAGCGTCATGCCCTGCGGTCCGACGTGACCATCGTCTTCCAGGATCCGATGGCGGCCCTCGACCCGCGCATGCCGATCGGCGACATCCTCAAGGAGCCGATGAGGGTCCAGGGCTACAGCGCCGAGTGGATGGACGAGCGGGTCGACTGGCTCCTGCGCACCGTGGGCCTGCTCTCTGAGCACGCCGCGCGCTTCCCCGCCGAGTTCTCCGGGGGCCAACGTCAGCGAGTAGGGGTCGCCCGGGCCCTGGCCTGCGACCCCAAGCTGATCGTGCTCGACGAGCCGACCTCGGCGCTGGACGTCACGGTCCAGGCAGGCGTCCTCGAGCTGCTGGCGGATCTTCGTCGACGACTGGGCGTGAGCTTCCTGTTCGTCTCGCACGACCTCTCGGTGGTCCGGAACATCTCCGATCGCATCGCCGTGATGCGCGGCGGCAAGATCGTCGAGCTGGGGGACACCGAGGACGTCTTCTCGAATCCCCAGCATGAATACAGCAGGGAGTTACTCTCCTCCGTTCCTATTCCGGATCCAGAGATCGCCCGGCGTCGCCGGAAGAATGTGATTGATCGCCGTGCTTTCGAGAGCACCGATCAGGGGAGGGTGGACGACGGCCCGGTCGCCTGA
- a CDS encoding ABC transporter family substrate-binding protein — protein sequence MRLTRRSMLGATALTVSMGALAACSQDPGNSGGGASDGGGGEQIASDENDINAMERDELGEGGVLRLANNAFPANWNPFHTDGNEANTSDMLRAIFPLEVWASDAAGEVGPNTHYLKRLELTSEDPQVMEIELNEGMSWSDGTPIDYTSIENVFTTMNGSKEGYAVASSEGYDLVEKVEQGDSDLIAVVTFKEKYADWKGLAGVMPDALAESADAFNSGWLEEPLVTAGPYKIGKIDSANKTVLLEPDENWWGDKALLEQVLFTTIEDPAATATSFQNGQLDVIETSVPATYSVVEPMIGDGVSMRKAAGPDWTHITLNGTEGRPLADQSVRQAVFRAIDREQVFLSVNATMPYPDDFEQLNNHVLMTNQEGYKDNSGDFGAYDPEAAKKLLEDAGYTMEGDVATKDGEPLEITYVYNDGSKTNEAVVPVVKEALAAVGITMKVQKVPPTDLFSQYVIPGEFDLTLFGWVGTPFLSSSDAIWKTDGEQNFGKVGNPETDELVEKAAIETDEAARIDLINQYDANLWELAGTLPLWQSYDFFVQNDDLANFGAWGFQSPDWTKIGYVKGSAKLEG from the coding sequence ATGCGTTTGACGCGGCGATCGATGCTGGGGGCGACGGCCCTGACCGTCTCGATGGGGGCGCTGGCGGCGTGCAGCCAGGATCCGGGGAACAGTGGCGGCGGAGCCTCCGACGGCGGCGGTGGCGAGCAGATCGCCTCCGACGAGAACGACATCAATGCCATGGAGCGCGACGAGCTGGGTGAGGGTGGCGTCCTACGCTTGGCGAACAATGCATTCCCCGCGAACTGGAACCCCTTCCACACCGACGGCAACGAGGCCAACACCAGCGACATGCTGCGCGCGATCTTCCCTCTGGAGGTGTGGGCCTCGGATGCGGCGGGCGAAGTGGGACCGAATACGCACTACCTGAAGCGTCTCGAGCTCACCTCCGAGGATCCCCAGGTCATGGAGATCGAGCTCAACGAGGGGATGTCCTGGTCCGACGGGACGCCGATCGATTACACGTCGATCGAGAACGTCTTCACGACGATGAACGGCTCCAAGGAGGGGTACGCGGTCGCGTCCTCCGAGGGTTATGACCTCGTCGAGAAGGTCGAGCAGGGAGACAGCGACCTGATCGCTGTGGTGACGTTCAAGGAGAAGTACGCCGATTGGAAGGGGTTGGCGGGAGTCATGCCGGACGCCCTGGCAGAATCCGCTGATGCCTTCAACTCCGGCTGGCTGGAGGAGCCGCTCGTCACCGCTGGTCCGTACAAGATCGGGAAGATCGATTCCGCGAACAAGACCGTGCTGCTCGAGCCGGACGAGAACTGGTGGGGTGACAAGGCGCTGCTCGAGCAGGTGCTCTTCACGACCATCGAGGACCCGGCGGCGACGGCGACGAGCTTCCAGAACGGCCAGCTCGATGTCATCGAGACCTCCGTGCCGGCGACCTACTCGGTCGTCGAGCCGATGATCGGCGACGGGGTCAGCATGCGGAAGGCCGCAGGCCCCGACTGGACGCACATCACACTGAACGGCACAGAGGGCCGCCCGCTGGCCGACCAGTCCGTGCGCCAGGCGGTGTTCCGGGCCATCGACCGCGAACAGGTCTTCCTGTCGGTCAATGCCACCATGCCGTACCCGGATGACTTCGAACAGTTGAACAACCACGTCCTGATGACCAACCAGGAGGGGTACAAGGACAACTCCGGCGATTTCGGTGCCTATGATCCCGAGGCGGCGAAGAAGCTGCTCGAGGACGCCGGCTACACCATGGAGGGCGACGTCGCGACCAAGGACGGCGAGCCGTTGGAGATCACCTACGTCTACAACGACGGGTCGAAGACCAACGAGGCCGTCGTCCCGGTCGTGAAGGAGGCTCTGGCCGCGGTCGGGATCACCATGAAAGTGCAGAAGGTTCCGCCGACGGACCTGTTCTCCCAGTACGTCATCCCGGGAGAGTTCGATCTGACGCTGTTCGGCTGGGTCGGCACCCCGTTCCTCTCCTCGAGCGATGCCATCTGGAAGACCGACGGCGAGCAGAACTTCGGGAAGGTCGGTAATCCCGAGACCGACGAACTCGTCGAGAAGGCCGCAATCGAGACCGATGAGGCCGCTCGGATCGATCTGATCAACCAGTACGATGCGAATCTCTGGGAGCTCGCGGGAACGCTGCCTCTGTGGCAGTCCTACGACTTCTTCGTCCAGAACGACGACCTCGCGAACTTCGGCGCGTGGGGATTCCAGTCGCCGGACTGGACGAAGATCGGCTACGTGAAGGGGTCGGCGAAGCTCGAGGGCTGA
- a CDS encoding MoaD/ThiS family protein → MDETTQRTAPAITVQLFAGAAAEYGAETTTVHGTTLQDALDDLLSTASPQAAQAIGRSSFLVNAVACTDRGRALSEGDRLDVLPPLAGG, encoded by the coding sequence ATGGACGAGACGACGCAGAGAACCGCCCCCGCCATCACGGTGCAGCTGTTCGCGGGGGCGGCGGCCGAGTACGGCGCCGAGACCACCACCGTGCACGGCACCACCCTGCAGGACGCGCTCGATGACCTGCTCTCCACCGCTTCCCCGCAGGCCGCACAGGCGATCGGCCGCTCCAGCTTCCTGGTCAACGCCGTCGCCTGCACGGACCGCGGCCGGGCACTGTCCGAGGGAGACCGCCTGGACGTGCTGCCCCCCCTCGCCGGCGGCTGA
- the moaA gene encoding GTP 3',8-cyclase MoaA: MASRRISLGIPKPRTTDEAATALPNTSDRPATPALADRFDREATDLRLSLTDFCNLRCTYCMPASGLTFLNKEQMLSAEEVIHLVRIGVERLGIEQVRFTGGEPLTRPDLEEIIAGVAALDPRPDISLTTNAIGLDHRAPRLRDAGLDRINVSLDSVVSETFERLSRRPLLHRVLAGIEGAREAGLDPIKVNAVLLPGVNDHELPELLDWCLTRDLQLRVIEQMPLDADHIWDRSSMLTAADVHSLLAERYVLTPVEEDRNGAPAELYEVCERASDVHRGRVGIIASVTRPFCADCRRTRLTAEGRVRTCLFSREETDLRAALRSGADDEAIADIWRAAHWGKKAGHGMDREDFVQPERPMSAIGG; the protein is encoded by the coding sequence ATGGCGTCCCGCCGCATCTCCCTGGGCATCCCCAAGCCGCGCACCACGGACGAGGCCGCCACGGCGCTGCCGAACACCTCGGACCGCCCGGCCACGCCGGCCCTGGCCGACCGTTTCGATCGCGAGGCCACGGACCTGCGTCTGTCGCTGACCGACTTCTGCAACCTGCGCTGCACCTACTGCATGCCCGCCTCCGGGCTCACCTTCTTGAACAAGGAGCAGATGCTCTCCGCCGAGGAGGTGATCCACCTGGTGCGGATCGGGGTGGAGCGCCTGGGCATCGAGCAGGTGCGCTTCACCGGGGGCGAGCCGCTGACCCGCCCGGATCTCGAGGAGATCATCGCCGGCGTCGCCGCCCTCGACCCGCGACCCGACATCTCGCTGACCACCAACGCGATCGGCCTGGACCATCGTGCCCCGCGACTGCGGGACGCAGGCCTGGACCGCATCAACGTCTCGCTGGACTCCGTGGTCTCCGAGACCTTCGAGCGGCTCAGCCGTCGGCCCCTGCTGCACCGGGTGCTGGCCGGGATCGAGGGGGCCCGCGAGGCGGGTCTGGACCCGATCAAGGTCAACGCCGTCCTGCTGCCGGGCGTGAACGACCACGAGCTGCCCGAGCTGCTGGACTGGTGCCTGACCCGCGATCTGCAGCTGCGGGTCATCGAGCAGATGCCACTGGACGCGGACCACATCTGGGACCGCAGCTCCATGCTCACCGCGGCCGACGTCCACAGCCTGCTCGCCGAGCGCTACGTCCTCACGCCGGTCGAGGAGGACCGCAACGGCGCCCCCGCCGAGCTCTACGAGGTCTGCGAGCGGGCCTCGGATGTTCACCGCGGCCGGGTCGGGATCATCGCCTCGGTCACCCGCCCCTTCTGCGCCGACTGCCGTCGGACCCGGCTGACCGCCGAGGGCCGCGTGCGCACCTGCCTGTTCTCCCGTGAGGAGACCGATCTGCGTGCGGCGCTGCGCTCAGGGGCCGACGACGAGGCGATCGCGGACATCTGGCGCGCCGCGCACTGGGGGAAGAAGGCCGGTCACGGCATGGATCGGGAGGACTTCGTCCAGCCCGAGCGCCCGATGAGCGCCATCGGCGGCTGA